The genomic DNA TGATTGCTCTGACGGAGGTTTGGGCGTGGCCCTGGCTGAGATGTGCATCGGCGGACGGCTTGGCGCGGACGTTGACCTGGACAAGGTCCCGGCCTGCGGCGAGCTGAACCTGACCGGCCTGCTCTATGCGGAATCGGCCAGCCGTCTGCTGGTTTCCGTGGCCCCGGCCGATCGCGAGCGGTTCGAAAACCTGTTCGCCGGACAGCCCTTCGCTTGTATCGGCAGCGTTTCGGACGCCTCGTCCATGACCGTTTCCTTGGCAGGCCGCAAGGTCCTGGATGCCGAAGTGGAGGAATTGGCGGCCGCCTTCAAGGAGACCCTGGCCTGGTAATTGAATTTTAAACACAACTCCTTGGTGTCGCGCCTTTACCAAAAGTGAATAATTCTCTATAGTGACGGCGTATTTACCTAGGCTGGGTCAAGGGTGCCCGGCTTGTTGCGACACCGCGTTTCTAGTAATGGGGGTTGGTTAATGCTCAAGAGATCTGTTTGGATCAAAGGCTGCTGCGCACTCTCGCTGGCAGCCTTTGTCGTATTGGCGGTCATGGCCGATGCAGGACGGGCGAATTCGGGTCGGTACGTGGGGTCGGAGGCATGTAGGGAGTGTCACGACCAGGAGTATGACAATTTTAAGAAGTTCGCCAAGAAGGCGCATTCCGGGGAGTCCGTCAGAATAATGATGGGCGACCTGACCAAGGAGGAGCTTGCGGAATGCTATGGCTGTCACATGACAGGTGTAGGCCAGCCGGGGGGCTTCGTGGATTTCGAGACGACTCCGGGCATGGCCGAGGCCGGGTGCGAGGTATGTCACGGTCCGGGCTACGATCACGTTGAGTCCGGGGGCGACCCGGACTTCATCAAGCACGACCTGAGTCTTGATGATTGCCAGGTCTGCCACAACCCGGAACGGGTCGATGCGTTTGACTTCAAGCCGCTGTTGCACGGCGGAGCTCATTAGGAGGCGGCATGGATAATTTCATCACCCGCTCCCTCGGGATCAAGCTCATCCTCTTGTCTTCTCTGCTGACCATCCTGGCCTTTGCCGGGTTGTTCGCCTACAGCTCCATCTCAACCAAGGATCACACTCTGAAAGAGGTGGCCCTGGCCGCCGAAAGGGTTGCGGACATGCTGTATATCGCCATCGAAGACCCCATGTCTAAAGGGGACAACGACGGCACCGCGATCAAATTCCTTCAGATGGCCGAGAGGTATCCGGACATCAAGGTCTACCTGACCGACTACAAGGGAGAGATCACCTATTCCACCGAGTCCGAATCGATACGCCAAAAGATATTCGACGCGCGGTCCGAGACCGGGCTGCCCGAGATGGTATCCAAGGGGCTTGAGGAGAAGATCGCCGAGGGCGACCTCAAGGAGATCGACGGCAAGCGTCATTTCGTCGAGGTGAAATCCATCGAGAATAACCCGTTTTGCTATCACTGCCACGGCAGGAGCCGGGAAATTCTCGGGGCGATGGTTGTGGCCGTGGACGTCAGCCCGCAGTACGGCGCGCTCAGGGAAAACCAGATTCGGTCGGCGGGCATATCCGTGATCGGCGTCCTGGCCCTGCTGGCCGCGTTGATCGTGTTCATGCGCCGGGCCATTGTCAATCGCATCACTTCCATCGCCTCAACGGCCGAGGACGTGGCCCACGGCAATCTGGACGCCCGTTTCGAGGTGGCCGGGACCGACGAACTGGGTTCCCTGTCCCGCTATCTCGGGGCCATGGTCAACCGGATCAAGGATCAGCTACAGTACAACCAGTCCGTGCTCAGCGGCATAGTGGTCCCGTTGTTCGTGACCGATGCCGACCAGACCCTGCAATTCGTGAATCCGCCGTTGCAGGCCATTCTCGATTTGACCGAGGACGAACTCAAGGGCCGCCGGGTGCAGGACGTCTTCGCTTGTGAATCCGAGGACGGGTCCACCTGCAACGCCGGCGAGGTTATCGCCTTGGGCGAGCCGCTTCAGGGACGGTTCCTGTTCACGCGCGGCGACGGCACCGTATTCCCGCTTCTGTTCGAGGCGTCCCCGCTCAAGGACGCGGAAGGAAAGAC from Pseudodesulfovibrio thermohalotolerans includes the following:
- a CDS encoding methyl-accepting chemotaxis protein — its product is MDNFITRSLGIKLILLSSLLTILAFAGLFAYSSISTKDHTLKEVALAAERVADMLYIAIEDPMSKGDNDGTAIKFLQMAERYPDIKVYLTDYKGEITYSTESESIRQKIFDARSETGLPEMVSKGLEEKIAEGDLKEIDGKRHFVEVKSIENNPFCYHCHGRSREILGAMVVAVDVSPQYGALRENQIRSAGISVIGVLALLAALIVFMRRAIVNRITSIASTAEDVAHGNLDARFEVAGTDELGSLSRYLGAMVNRIKDQLQYNQSVLSGIVVPLFVTDADQTLQFVNPPLQAILDLTEDELKGRRVQDVFACESEDGSTCNAGEVIALGEPLQGRFLFTRGDGTVFPLLFEASPLKDAEGKTVGVICVLIDLTREEEDKKNIELQRQDLLVVANEVTEVANKLNDASNILSTRMDELADGVDTSANETGQVATAMEEMNATVLEVAKNAAETAQASDRANKVAASGGVVVGKTVEEINSVADITEKLAEALASLSSRAENIGQVMAVINDIADQTNLLALNAAIEAARAGDAGRGFAVVADEVRKLAEKTMDATKEVEGAISLIQQSTSHAVNEMDAVKQRVVNTSGMAQEAGGVLDEIVRHSDSIAEMVNGIATAAEQQSSTSDEINTRVTQINKLSQDVLSGIRESNQGIQEVSELAEELAGLVAKFRQ
- a CDS encoding cytochrome c family protein, with amino-acid sequence MLKRSVWIKGCCALSLAAFVVLAVMADAGRANSGRYVGSEACRECHDQEYDNFKKFAKKAHSGESVRIMMGDLTKEELAECYGCHMTGVGQPGGFVDFETTPGMAEAGCEVCHGPGYDHVESGGDPDFIKHDLSLDDCQVCHNPERVDAFDFKPLLHGGAH